One genomic region from Chthonomonas calidirosea T49 encodes:
- a CDS encoding bifunctional diguanylate cyclase/phosphodiesterase encodes MVTLTPSEAQKHIERLQKRLERERQARKEAEAIAENGLRQLYQKQKEIELLQNVAIAANESASLISALEKTLLLVCQYMDWPVGHVYLPDIQNSNQLISSPIWYFHLPNPEHYNDFRDSVQRSPLEKGVGLPGQVLDTGKPFWVPDISQCTKCPRACLIVQYGFRSGFAFPVNVAGKCYAILEFFYGDISTPDPKIMELTEHIATQLGRVVERELATENIRHLAYHDTLTGLPNRRLFQDRLYVSLAQCTRYKREMGVLFLDLDRFKVINDSLGHHNGDELLRQVASRLVWCVREGDTVSRSGGDEFVVLLPEVGSLEDIHNVSNRILAAMQPPFRLGEHEIFVTFSIGGSAYPYAGTDAETLLKNADLALYKAKQRGRNCYEMFTPQLATQAQETLQLETSLRKAFVNHEFVVYYQPQVDTVTGQIIGMEALIRWHHPELGMIPPSEFIPLAEETGLIIPLGDWVLRTACQQAQLWYKKGHRLRVAVNLSLRQFQQANLVEDIEKILTETHLDPQLLELEITESVAMSDLARTMQVLQALKRLGVHLSLDDFGTGYSSLSSLSLLPVDTVKIDKSFIQTLQADPRNAAIVETILHMARNLQLHVVAEGVEEPQQQQFLTERHCHTVQGYLFSKPLTAQDFESLLVQANAALPRAA; translated from the coding sequence ATGGTAACATTAACTCCATCGGAGGCACAAAAGCATATCGAACGACTTCAAAAACGGCTTGAACGAGAGCGCCAAGCACGTAAAGAGGCAGAAGCCATTGCAGAGAACGGATTAAGGCAGCTGTATCAGAAACAGAAAGAGATCGAACTTCTTCAGAATGTGGCAATCGCAGCAAACGAGTCTGCCTCGCTAATCTCTGCCCTTGAAAAAACTTTGCTCTTGGTATGCCAGTATATGGATTGGCCCGTAGGGCATGTTTACCTGCCCGATATCCAAAATAGCAACCAACTGATCTCTTCCCCTATCTGGTATTTTCATCTTCCCAATCCAGAGCACTATAACGACTTTCGTGACAGCGTACAAAGGTCGCCTCTTGAGAAAGGTGTAGGCCTACCAGGACAGGTACTAGATACCGGCAAGCCTTTCTGGGTTCCCGATATATCGCAGTGCACTAAGTGTCCTCGTGCTTGTCTTATCGTTCAATATGGCTTTCGATCTGGCTTCGCTTTTCCGGTAAATGTAGCAGGAAAATGCTATGCGATATTAGAGTTTTTCTACGGCGATATCAGTACCCCTGATCCGAAGATCATGGAGCTTACCGAGCACATTGCAACACAGCTCGGGCGTGTCGTAGAGCGTGAATTAGCCACCGAAAATATACGGCACTTGGCCTATCATGATACATTAACCGGCCTTCCAAACCGTCGCCTCTTTCAAGATAGACTCTATGTCTCGTTAGCGCAATGCACGCGTTATAAACGCGAGATGGGAGTCCTATTTCTTGATTTGGATCGATTCAAAGTTATCAACGATAGTTTAGGCCATCATAATGGCGACGAGCTCCTACGTCAGGTCGCTTCCCGCCTTGTCTGGTGCGTTCGAGAAGGAGATACCGTATCACGGTCTGGAGGTGACGAATTCGTCGTTCTCTTACCTGAAGTCGGCAGTCTTGAAGACATCCATAACGTTTCTAACCGCATCCTAGCGGCTATGCAACCGCCTTTTCGTCTTGGCGAGCATGAGATCTTTGTAACCTTTAGCATTGGTGGTAGCGCTTACCCCTACGCCGGTACAGACGCGGAGACTTTGCTAAAAAATGCCGATTTAGCCCTCTATAAAGCCAAGCAAAGGGGGCGGAACTGCTACGAAATGTTCACTCCTCAACTCGCCACACAAGCTCAAGAAACCCTACAACTTGAAACGAGCTTAAGAAAAGCTTTTGTAAACCACGAATTCGTCGTCTACTATCAGCCTCAGGTAGATACTGTTACCGGTCAAATCATCGGTATGGAGGCGCTTATCCGCTGGCACCATCCTGAGTTAGGGATGATTCCGCCCAGTGAATTTATTCCCTTAGCAGAAGAAACAGGTCTTATTATCCCTCTCGGAGATTGGGTGCTTCGTACCGCCTGTCAGCAAGCACAATTGTGGTATAAGAAAGGGCACCGACTTCGGGTTGCCGTCAACCTATCGCTGCGCCAATTCCAACAGGCCAACCTTGTAGAAGACATCGAGAAAATATTGACAGAGACACATCTTGACCCACAACTACTGGAATTGGAGATAACCGAAAGCGTTGCGATGTCAGACCTCGCTCGAACCATGCAGGTGCTACAAGCGCTCAAAAGACTTGGCGTACATCTCTCCCTGGACGATTTTGGGACAGGCTACTCTTCACTTAGTTCGCTCTCTCTTCTACCTGTTGATACGGTAAAAATTGACAAGTCCTTCATTCAGACGCTTCAAGCGGATCCGCGCAACGCCGCGATCGTTGAGACGATCCTCCATATGGCCCGCAATCTTCAACTTCATGTCGTTGCAGAGGGTGTGGAAGAGCCTCAACAACAGCAATTCCTTACAGAACGCCACTGTCATACCGTGCAAGGCTATCTCTTCAGCAAGCCGCTTACAGCACAGGACTTTGAATCCTTACTTGTTCAGGCCAATGCCGCTCTACCACGTGCGGCTTAA
- a CDS encoding formylmethanofuran dehydrogenase subunit E family protein: protein MNTRLLPTLVTALLCGGLVSKPLPMQAETPQEWVALGQRVHGAFGSYIALGIRIGLDALQRLHAQRTEVKVTYQSGPKAPCPCVADGIMLATIATPGRGTLRVMAAPSSQPVFGIATITDMKTEQTLRYVIPASAQAFLDRCNQYSPIKRYWAVMKADPSSLYRVTLLRPTKSTKTAPPKSHPLAHAQVQPSR, encoded by the coding sequence ATGAACACCCGCCTTCTACCAACGCTCGTAACTGCGCTGCTCTGTGGAGGTCTTGTCAGCAAACCCCTTCCTATGCAAGCAGAAACACCTCAAGAATGGGTCGCTCTGGGCCAACGCGTCCACGGTGCGTTTGGCTCCTATATCGCCCTCGGCATTCGTATTGGCTTAGATGCTCTCCAACGCCTGCATGCTCAGCGTACAGAGGTTAAAGTAACCTATCAATCGGGGCCTAAAGCGCCCTGCCCGTGCGTGGCCGACGGCATTATGTTGGCTACCATCGCCACTCCGGGTCGCGGTACACTGCGCGTAATGGCCGCCCCATCATCACAACCTGTCTTTGGCATAGCAACCATTACCGATATGAAAACCGAACAGACGCTGCGCTACGTCATCCCAGCATCGGCACAGGCATTTCTCGATCGGTGCAACCAATATAGTCCCATCAAACGTTACTGGGCGGTTATGAAAGCCGATCCAAGTTCTCTCTACCGAGTAACGCTTCTCCGCCCCACCAAATCCACCAAAACCGCTCCACCTAAATCGCACCCTTTAGCACACGCGCAGGTACAGCCATCCCGCTAA
- a CDS encoding heme NO-binding domain-containing protein yields MKGIVFNFLEDVVSNRFGDDTWDDILEDAQVEGVYTTLGNYPDDELFKIVSAASKILHMPCQEVIRFFGQNSIPLMATAHPEFFSAHGNTRAFILALNTIIHPEVRKLYPDAQVPVFEFDTSSSNQLIITYSSPRKLCRFAQGLIEGTAAYFGETIELQHLACMQQGDPACILQVVFSTTSDQKEGK; encoded by the coding sequence ATGAAAGGAATCGTATTTAATTTCCTTGAGGACGTCGTAAGCAACCGGTTTGGTGACGATACATGGGACGATATTTTAGAGGATGCACAGGTAGAGGGTGTCTATACAACCCTAGGTAACTATCCTGACGACGAGCTCTTCAAAATCGTTAGTGCGGCCTCCAAAATTCTACACATGCCATGCCAAGAGGTCATTCGATTTTTTGGTCAAAACTCTATTCCCTTAATGGCCACCGCCCATCCAGAGTTTTTCTCTGCTCATGGCAATACACGCGCTTTTATCTTGGCACTCAACACGATCATCCACCCCGAAGTGCGTAAGCTTTATCCAGACGCCCAAGTACCCGTCTTTGAGTTTGACACAAGCTCTTCCAACCAACTTATCATCACGTACTCATCGCCAAGGAAGCTTTGCAGATTTGCCCAAGGCCTCATCGAAGGAACTGCCGCGTATTTTGGGGAGACTATAGAGCTACAACATCTTGCCTGTATGCAGCAAGGCGATCCAGCCTGTATTCTTCAAGTCGTTTTCTCCACCACATCTGATCAAAAGGAAGGTAAATAG